The genomic window TTTAACTAGTCGGTTGAGTAGGTTTCATCGATTCTGTGATTCAACTAAAAGATAATGAAGCTATAATGAGAATGAAAATAAGTATAAGAAAAACCAATTAATTCGATACATTTTTTCGAATTCCTACTTTATCTCTTAAGCGACTTAACTCCATGAACCACTGCTTGTCCTTAGTGAGTAGTGCTAGTTCTTGTAAAGCTCTTATATCAGATTCTTTTAAACGAGCTTTGCTCGTTTGCAAATCTTCTTCATTTGCAAGTAGTGGTTGTTTGCCATTTAAAACTCGTTGCTTCGTGTAGAATTGATACATCGTTTTAATCGGTTCATTTGAAGAGCTTGACGCAATAACTTTAGCATCACTGATCCATCCTAATATACTTGTGCGACCAGCTTTATAAATCACCCATTCTCCATTTCCGAACATTCTATCAACTCCTTTAAATCATCGTATTCAAGTCTGAAGTTGAATATGTATTGCAAGCGTAAAAAAGTCGAGCTCGATTTCTGAAGCTCGACTTTTGCACTGTTAGCTAATTGTACAAATTTGAGAAAGTGTAAATGTTCGAGTTTGTACACCATCTGTAAACACAACCGTACCATTCGCAAGGTTAAACCCAATAAATATTCCTGTGAATGTGCTCGTAGCTGTCGTAATTGTTACTGGGGTGTTAGCTGGTAAAGCTAAGACGGTATTTGCAATCGCAACTAAAGATTGACAGTTGGTGCCTCTCGAAATTGGAAACGGAAAGAAAGGAAAACGACATGGATTTTGACACTGACAGTCACAATCATTTCGCTTTTCATTCTTTTTCTCATCGCGTGAACGAGACAAGTAATCCACCACCTTTTTGTAGGATACTGTAGACTATTCGCAGAAGTCAAAATGAGGTTGGATGATTCACCGAGACCAATCGCCCTTTTTCGTTTCTCTCACTAAATTCATTGGACAAACATGAAGAAGATGTGCAAGAAAATAGGATAGCGATTACAAAAAGCGGTTACAATGAAAAACAGGTAGAAACCAATGAATTCACAGTTCAAAATGTAGCTAAATGAAAGAGAAACTGGTATCATGAAAAGCACTAACCTTAGTATGAGGATAGAAAATGATAAGCGTTGTGAAATAGAAAGAGGGTATACTCATGAAAGATAATAGACAGTCAGAGGCTGTTTTTGTTATATTTGGGTCAACTGGAGATCTAGCAAAACGAAAATTGTTTCCATCTTTATACAATTTATATGTAAAAGGATTGCTATCGAATAAATTTGCTGTCATAGGATTAGGAAGAAGAGAGTGGAGCGACGAAACATTAAAACGTGTCGTTCAAGAAGCGCTAGAAGAAACCAATCAGCAACTAGATAAAGTAGAATCATTTCTTACTCATTTTTCTTACATGTCATTTGATGTAACGAATAAAGATTCCTATAAAGACTTAAAGCAGGAAATCGAGACAAAAGAAGAAGATTTCCAACTGCCAGGGAACCGAATTTTTTACATGGCAATGGCGCCAGAATTCTTTGGGCAAATTGCTCAGTCTATACATAAATATGGCTTAAAGGAAACAAAAGGGTGGACAAGACTTGTTATCGAAAAGCCATTTGGAACAGATTTACAAACGGCCAAAGTGCTAAATAGTGAAATACGTGAAGCGTTTGCTGAAGATGAAATCTATCGAATTGATCATTATTTAGGAAAAGAAATGGTGCAAAATATACAGGTCATCCGCTTTGCAAATGCCATGTTTGCACCGCTTTGGAACAACCGCCATATTGCTAACGTACAAGTAACCTCTAGTGAAAAGCTTGGTGTAGAAGGCCGAGGTGGCTACTATGAAAAATCTGGTGCATTACGTGATATGGTACAAAACCATATGCTGCAAATGGTTTCCTTATTGGCAATGGACGTACCATTGCAATTAACAACAGACGAAATAAGAAGTGAAAAAATAAAGGTGCTTCGAGCACTGCGTCTTATTACGAACGACAATATTGATGATACCGTTGTTCGCGCACAATATCATGAAGGTAACATGAACGGTCAACAGGTTCCAGGTTACGTCGAGGAAGACAATGTCGACCCTCATTCTTACACAGAAACCTATGTTGCGGCTAAATTAATGATTGATAACCACGTGTGGGCAGGTGTTCCTTTTTACATTCGAACAGGGAAACGGATGGCTGTCAAATCAACGAAGATTGTGATTGAATTTAAAGAGATGCCCCTTAATCTTTATGCGAAGGAACATAAAGCAACAGGACCTAACTTGCTTATTATTCACATTCAGCCAGACGAAGGCATTACGATTGTGTTAAATGGTAAAAAGATCGGCTCTGCCGACACAACCCCAGTCCATTTGGAATATCGCCATGATAGTGAAGATCGTGTTAACACACCAGAAGCATACGAACGTTTACTTTATGATTGCATGATGGGTGATGCCACAAACTTTGCTCATTGGGATGAAGTAAGTTTATCTTGGTCACTCGTTGATGCTATTTCAAATGCATGGAAAGAGTCTGCTCATAAACCGGTAAACTATCGAGCAGGGACAATGGGTCCTAAAGAAGCAGATCGTTTGCTGGCAGGTGATGGTCACGCTTGGTGGCCTGTTGAAGAAATGTAGACAAATAAGCAAGGTGACGGGAAGGAGTATACATGCTCCTTCCCTTATTTTTGTGGGTACAACTATGAATAGAATAAAGATCATGCAAACGGCTAAATTTGTATTAGAACTGGGAAGATTATCCTGATTTTGCTCTATAACCGTTAAAATGATTGTATTCATTCTTCTATTCCTGTAGCATTGTCCATCCGTCATCTTATACAAATGAAAGACAAATAGAAATGTAGATAAATCGATATGAATAAGAGAGGAGACCATTTGTTTAGTCCAACTGATTGGTTACGGTTGTTTATGGCAGCTCTTTTTATCCTTCCGATTGTCACGGTTATACGTGAATCAGGTTATTATTTGGCTGCAACACTGCTTAGAGGTGAAAATAAAAAATTAATTATCGGTAGCGGTCCTACTTTTTTTAAGCTCCGAACGATAGAGGTTAGACGTTATTTCTTTATGTACAGCTGGATGGAATACGATGAATTAAAGCCAGGTAACCGTTTTTGGCATGGTTTCATCTATGCTGCACCAATTATTACAACAGGCACTTTTGCGTTTCTTGTAAATTCACTCGTGCTTGGTGACGTTTTACCGCCTAATATCTTTTGGACCACCTTTATTTTTTATTGCTTCTACTACATGCTTTTCGATGTGATCCCAGTCTATCTTCCAGACGGACAGCCTACTAATGGACGTGCTATTTTTGATCTCATTTGGCACGGTGAACGGTCAGACTTCAAAAAGCTTAGAGAAGAAAACGAGTTGAATGCTCAAGGAAGCCATGAACGGAGTAATACAGTAGCTCAAGAAGAAACTATGGAAAATCGAGATCGAGATGATGAAGAAAGAGACGATCATACAAATCCGGAATCCAATGAAACAATGGATGATTCCGAGTCAGATTTTGATGAACGACGTAGTTATACAGAATCTCAGGAGCAAACGAAAGAAAATCGAGATCGAGATGAACGTGCAAGAGGAAATCATGTAGAGCCAGATAAGTAAAGGAACAAGTCAGTATGTTATTCACGCACAGATACTGAGAAGCAAAAAAAGCGCCGACGAACGGCGCTTTTTTTTTTGAACAAGAACGAACAGGTTGAAGAAGTTTTACTAAGGAAAAGCCGGTAAATGAGGGGTATGAACACTTGATAGAAATAGGCAATTTTTGAATAGAATTGTACGACAGAAACGGAGCTTTACCGTTTACAGTAAATAGTAAGCGTAAAAGAAGGGAGAAGTTCAAATGGAAAACATCTTATTGAATAACGGAATAAAGATGCCTGTTCTCGGTTTCGGTGTGTTTCAAATTGACGATCATCAACAGTGTAAACAAGCAGTTGTACAAGCAATTGAATCAGGCTATCGATTAATTGATACATGAGAGTGCTACTCAATTTAATCGCGTGTATGCACGACTATTTGGACGTCCGCCAAAAAAAGATAAGCTTCAATATAATCAAAACGTTTAACGAAATAGATTTTGTCAGTTTTGATGAATGGCTTGTTACGTTGAGAAAAAGTTTAGTGACATGCCTCATGTAAACATGAAAACCGCGATGGATAACTAAATCCACCGCGGTTTACTTTATTAATCGTCTAATTTATACCCAGTTCGTATGGAAAATACCGTCTTTATCAATACGCTTATACGTGTGAGCGCCGAAATAATCACGCTGCGCTTGAAGCAAATTAGCTGGCAAGCGTTCACTTCGGTAACTGTCATAATACGCAATGGCGCTTGAAAAGCTTGGGACAGGAACGCCGTTTTCAACAGCAAGCGAAATGACTTTTCTTAATGAGCTTTGATAAGAAGAAGCAATGTTTTCAAAGTAAGGATCGAGCAATAGGTTTGCTAGCTCTGGGTTACTTGAAAAAGCTTCCGTAATTTTATGAAGGAACGCAGCACGAATAATACAGCCTCCCCGGAAGATTCGTGCAACTTCTCCATATTGGATATCCCAATTCTGCTCATCTGACATTGCTTTTAATTGAGCAAAACCTTGAGCATAAGAAAGCACTTTACTAAAGAAAAGAGCTTTACGAATCTCTTCAATTAACGCTTGTTTGTCGCCTGAATAAGAAGAGATTTCTGGTCCAGAAAGCACTTTACTTGCTTGAATACGCTCTTCTTTAATTGCTGATAAGAAGCGAGCGAAAACGGACTCAGTGATGATCGATAGAGGAACACCTAGATCGAGGGCACTTTTGCTTGTCCACTTTCCTGTACCTTTTTGACCTGCCGAATCAAGAATAACGTCAACAAGTGCTTGTCCAGTTTCTTCATCTTGTTTTGTGAAGATGTCTGCGGTGATTTCAATTAAGTAGCTGTCAAGTTCGCCTTCATTCCATTCTTTAAAGACATGGTGAAGTTCCTCGTTTGAAAGACCAACAATCTCTTTTAATAGAGCATAGGATTCAGAAATAAGCTGCATATCACCGTACTCAATTCCATTATGAACCATTTTCACATAATGACCTGCACCATTAGGTCCAATGTATGTTGTACATGGTTCGCCATTTACTTTGGCAGAAATATCTTCAAAAAGTGGGCGAACGAGTTCATAGGCTTGCTTTTGTCCACCAGGCATAATAGAAGGACCCTTTAGTGCGCCTTCTTCGCCGCCTGATACACCAGCGCCGATAAAATGAACACCACGCGCTTCAACTCGTTCAGATCGACGAATGGTATCCGTATAATACGTGTTTCCTCCGTCAATTAAAATATCTTTTTCATCAAGTAAAGGAAGCAATGAGTCGATTACAGAATCAGTTACCTCGCCAGCTTGAACCATGAGCATAATTTTGCGAGGTGTTTCTAAAGAAGCAACAAGTTCCTCAAGGGAATAAGTCCCTACTAAGTTTTTCTTTTTCTCTAAGGCAATGATTTGGTTTACTCGTTCTTCGGAAACATCGTATAAAGAAACACGATACCCTTTACTTTCAAAGTTAAGGGCTAAACTTCTCCCCATCACGCCAACACCAATAACACCGATATTTTGCTTCGTCATTTCGTACGTCCTTTCTCTATTGCTTACCTGTAGTCAAGGCATGATTCTCTAAAAACTAATCATGCTCGAAGATTCGCTATGACCATACCACATGAAAGCGATTTCGAGCAAGCTGGGATTCTTACGTTTCTGTTTTTGACGCTTTTATGATAATGTGGCCAATTTTATCTTTATAGTTTGCCATCAATAATTGGTGTTGATGCATCTTTTCATAGAACTGGGTATTAATCGTCTCAGACGGTCGCATATCGTTTCCCTTGTCCGTTTCATCGTGCTGTAATGATTCTGCTGTGTACTTCTCCATCGTTTGAATGGTGCTAAAACCTGCCTGTGTTAATCGTTCTACCCATTGGTCAGATGAATAAAGTGCCGTAAATCCATAGGCGTTTTGTAGTACAGTTCGCTCGTCATTTGACAAAGGGGCGAAGCAAACAAGCTCATTGATAAAAAGGGTGCCGCTTTTTTTAAGCACTCGATATAGTTCAGCTAAAGCGCGATCAATGGACACGAAGCTTAATACAGATTCTGTTAGAGCATAATCAACATAATCTTGCTCTAATGGAATCGCTTCTATAGATGCTTGATGTAAATCAACAGGTAAAAGGTTGTCTGTAAAACGTTGCTGTGCTTTTTTAAGCATAAGAGGATGGCATTCAAGTGCAACCATCTCACAATCAAATTGTTGTTTAATGTAGGCGGACGTTTGGCCAGTTCCGCACCCACAATCAAGAACAGTCGAACGTTCATCAATGTCCATATGCATAATCATGGCTATTGATTTTTTAAAACCACCAGGGTGGGCGCTACCAATTCCAAAGGCAGCAAGCATATCTGTGTAGTTGGTCATACATATCTCCCTCTTGTTTTTTACTATCGTATGACCTAGTAGTGGTTTCGTGCTTTTTATGACCGTTATATTGTTACAGATAGGTTACAAAAAGATTAAATGGACTGTAATAAGTATTAATTTAGGACAACGACGAGTAGGTATGGAACAGATTACAAGAAGGAGGCGTTCATTTTTTTATGAAGACTTCAGAGGCTTTTCGCCACCGTAACAAAAGGGGATTAATGAAAAATAGGGAAAAAGCATATAAGGAGAGGTTCGTAATGAAATATATGATCGGTATGATCGCTACATTCCTAATGGGGGTACTATTTTTACTGCCAGACCATACATATGCAACATCTGTTCAAACGATTGAAACAAACGAAGAAAGTGAACGGGTAGAGTGGTTACAAAGCCAATTAGTGGAACAAGATTTCTTAAAAGAAGAGGATATGTCTTCCATATTCGATGATGCAACGGTTGAAGCGGTGAAAGCCTATCAAGAAGAGCACGGTTTAAGTGTAGATGGAATTGTTGGAAAGCAAACGTTAGGTGCGTTAGAAATATTGCAAGAGGGGAGTCAAGGATTGCTTGTAGAAGCATTACAAAAAAAGCTGCAGGAGCTAAATTATTATAGCAGTTCAATTGATGGCCAGTTTGGTCCTCTTACAACACAAGCGGTGGTAGCTTTTCAACAAGCCAATCATTTACTTGTAGATGGCATTGCCGGTCCAGAAACACATGCACATCTTTATTACAATCAAACAAAGGTAGCCAATGTTGTTGAATCAACTCCGGCTACTAAGCAACAGGAAGAGCAAGAGGCACAAGCGGAACAAACAGAAGATACGACTACTAGTGAGGAAGAACAAACAGTAGAAGTGACAGCGGAAGCAGAAGTGAACAATAAAAAGAAAGAAGAAACGACTATAGAAGAAGAAACGACAGCAGTTGAAGAAGAAACGACTGTAGCAGTAAACGAGTCTGCTGGTCAAACCATGACAATGGAAGCGACAGCATATACTGCTTATTGCGAAGGCTGTTCAGGTGTTACGAGAACAGGCATTGATTTACGTGCAAACCCAAATCAAAAAGTAGTCGCTGTTGATCCGAACGTTATTCCACTTGGTAGTAGGGTCTATGTAGAGGGCTATGGCGAAGCAATTGCCGGAGACACAGGTGGAGCGATTAAAGGACATAAAATTGATTTATACGTGCAAACAAAAGATGAAGCATTTCAATTTGGGCGTCAACAAGTACAGGTGACCGTGTTGAATTAAACAAGTAAGAAGCTGCAGAAACGACTGCAGCTTCTTTTGTTTTACGTTGTATCTGGCTCAACATGTACGGTTGTCTCTGTCACATCGTGTTGATCGCGAAGTGTTTGCTCGATAAGGTCGGCAATCTCGTGACTAGTACGAACACTCATAGACGGTATGACTGTAATCGTTACATCAGCGTAGATGGTTGAACCGACTTGCCTTGCTTTAATGCCCAACAAATTTTGTACACCGTCAATCGCCAAAACCGTTGATTTAAATGGCTGGAGTGCTTCTTCACTAAATCCATCAGTTAACGAGTGACTCGCTTCTTTAAAAATAGACCATGCCGTATAACAAATGATAAGACCAATTAAAAAAGCCATTAAAGGATCAATCCAGCTCAAATGAAGATGGGAGCCAATAATTCCAATAACAACACCAATACTAACTAGGGCATCATTCTTATTGTCTTGTGAGGCCGCTTTTAATGCTTGGCTATTAATTTTTTCTGCTAGCTTGCGGTTAAAACGGTAGACGAAAAGCATAATAATCGCACTAAATCCAGCTACCCAAGCAGTAATGAAACGAGGTGCTTCAACTGGTTCATTTGCAAGCAGCGTAGTCCCAGCATTTAGGATAACTTGTAAGCCGATGACAGCCATGATAAACGAAGCTAGGAGTGCTGCAATATGTTCAGCCCGAAAATGACCGTAAGGATGATCGTGATCAGGTGGCTTTTGAGATATACGCAAGCCAACAAGAACAGCTACAGAAACAATAATGTCAGCAGCATTGTTATAGCCGTCAGCCACGAGGGCTTGCGACAAAAAGAGGTAACCGATAATTAGTTTTAAGCTAGCTAAGAAAAGGTATGTGCCTATACTTAGCCATGCACCACCTTCACCTTTACGCAATTCCTCGTAACGTCTCATTCTTCTTCCTTTCTTTGGTGCATATTTATTGTTCGTCATTAATGTTTAAACTGTTTGAAAATACAAATTCGTGTTATAGTTATATGATAAAAAATCCTATTTTGATTTAGTATGGACAAAGATACTTATTTTATAAGGAGTAAGAAAGGAAGCTTTTTTATGTCAGAACATACACTGGAAATTATGAAATGTACCCACGAAAAGACAAAGCCAGATCCAGATTCTCTCGTTTTCGGAACAGTCTTTACAGATCATATGTTTATTATGGATTATTCTGAAGAAAAGGGTTGGTACAGTCCTCGTATCATTCCATACCAGCCCTTAACACTTGATCCAGCTTCAATGGTATTTCATTATGGACAAACCGTTTTTGAAGGGTTAAAAGCGTATCGATCGAAAGAAGACGGAACCATTCGCTTGTTTCGACCGGATATGAATATTAAACGTCTTAATCGCTCTAGTGAAAGGTTAACGATTCCGCCTGTTGATGAAGAACAACTATTAAGTTATTTAAAAGAATTGTTGATTATTGATAAAAAGTGGATCCCCGAAAAAGAGGGAACCTCGCTTTATATACGTCCATTTATTATTTCAACGGAACCGAATTTAAGTGTGGCACCTTCTCATTCTTATAAATTAATGGTTATTTTATCGCCAGTCGGCGCTTACTACAAAGAAGGAATGTCGCCAGTTAGTATTTTAGTCGAGGAACGCTATACGCGCGCTGCTCCTGGAGGAACTGGTACAGCTAAAACAGCCGGCAACTACTGTTCTGCTTATAAAGCTCAAGAACGTGCCACGGCAAAACAAAAGTCGCAAGTATTGTGGCTAGATGCAAGCGAGAAGAAATACGTTGAAGAAGTCGGAAGTATGAACGTCTTCTTTAAAATAAATGGCGAGATCGTCACACCAAAGTTAAACGATAGTATTCTTGATGGTGTGACGCGAAATAGTGTCATTCAAGTTTTAAAAGACTGGGGATTAACAGTAAAAGAGCAGCAAGTTGAAATTGAAGAAATCTTTCAAGCTCATCGAGACGGTGTCTTAGAAGAAGTGTTTGGAACCGGAACTGCTGCGGTGATCTCACCAGTTGGACAATTAGAATGGAACGATGAAAACATTACCATTCATAATAATGAAACGGGTCCTTTAGCTCAGAAACTATACAATTACTTAACAGATCTACACGTTGGAAAAGAAGAAGATCGTTTCGGCTGGATTGTTGAAATCGATAATGATTAATGGTTAAAGCGAGGGAGCCGATGATAAAAGCCGTATTTTTTGATTTAGACGATACATTACTGTGGGATAAAAAAAGTATTGCCTTAGCATTTAAGCAGACGTGCTTGCAGGCAGCTGTTGAAAAAGAGCTCGATCCAAAGGAACTAGAGGAGTGTGTAAGGGAAGAAGCAAGAACGCTTTACCAATCCTATGAGACGTATCCTTTTACAGTAAACATTGGCATCAACCCATTTGAAGGATTATGGGGTAGCTTTCGCGACGAAGAGGAAGGCTTTAAAGCGTTAAGAGAGGTTGCGCCAGTTTATCAAAAAGCGGCGTGGCACGAAGGGTTAAAGCGAGTGGGGATTGACAATGAAGCGTTCGCACAACATCTTGCAAATGTATTCCCAGTCGAGCGTCGTAAGCACCCAGTTGTGTATGAAGACACGTTCTCAACGTTAAATGTGTTGAAGGATAAAGTTCATCTTGTTTTACTAACAAATGGCTCTCCTGATCTACAAAATACAAAGCTAGAATTAACGCCAGAGCTTGTACCATACTTTGATCATATTCTTATATCTGGGTCTTTTGGAAGAGGGAAGCCGGACGTTATGATGTTTGAAGACGCATTACATCGTCTCCATCTTGAACCTCATGAAGCGATAATGGTTGGTGATAATCTTCATACGGATATTAAGGGTGCAAATGCAAGCGGGATTCCATCCGTGTGGTTAAATCGAGATAGCCGATCAAATGAAACATCTATTCACGCCACATACTCGATTGAATCGTTAGATGAGTTGTTTCGTTTAGAAAAAGTCAAACATTCCCTTGATAAAGCTTCAAGAATGTGATCTAATTAGCTTAACAAAAAATTATAAATGCCACTAGGGGTGCGAAGAGCTGAGAGAGGATAAATCCTTAACCCTTTACCTGATCTAGATAATGCTAGCGAAGGGAAGTGCGATATGTAGAATGATTGGTTGTTTGTAAGTCCTAGCCAGTTTATTTGCATGCGTCGTTCCGTCGTTTAGATGGAACGTTTTTTGTGTTCGTAGTGGTGGACAGGAGTCGAAATGAAAAAGAAGAATAGGCTGACGTTAGCGGATATTATTGTGACAGTTATGATTGCCACTGTGTTTGCGGTTGTGTACCGATTATGGAGTCCTGTTACAGACGTTGTTGGATTATTTGGTTTACAACTGGAACAGCTTATCTATGGCATGTGGTTTATTGCAGGTACAATTGCGGCTTTGATCATTAAGAAGCCGTTCGTAGCTTTAATTGCTGAAACGGCTGCGGCGTCTGGAGAATTTATCGCAGGCTCCCCGTATGGTGGCATATTGCTTATTTATGGAATTCTTCAAGGAATTGGAATGGAATTAGCCTTTGCGCTATTCCGCTACAAAGTGTACTCCATCTGGACTGCCATGCTGGGTGGCGTGTTCGCAAGTTTTGCTTCAATTGGATTAGATTTCTTATATGCCAATATTGGTCAGTTGACAACGTGGGCGCTCGTTGTGCGAGTAAGCTTACGAACGATTGGTGCCATTCTCATTACAGGCGTTTTAGCTGCTAAACTGGTACAAGCATTGCAAAAGACAGGGGTTCTCGATTCGTTTGGATCGCACCACAAAGGAAGGCCGTTCTCATGAATGCGCATCAACCAATTGTATTAAAGGAGCTCACTGTACGAGATCAACAGAACGGGAAACTCATTTTAGATCGAGTTTCCTGTACAATTAAACCAGGTGAAAAAGTATTAATTGTAGGGCCAAGTGGTGCGGGGAAATCGACTTTATTACAAGTGATTGCTAAACTTCTTGATACAACGAACCAGTTTGAGGTAAAGGCTGAATCGTATCAAGTCCCACCGTGTAGCTATGTATTTCAAGATCCCGATTCGCAGTTTTGTATGCCTTATGTAGACGAAGAGCTTGCGTTTATGTTGGAGAATCAGCAAGTTGCTTCAGAAGATATGCTCGCTATTATAAAAAAAATGCTAACGACGGTTGGTTTACAAAAGGATCAACCCCATACTCCGATTCAAACGTTATCAATGGGAATGAAGCAGCGATTGGCATTGGCCTCTGCCATGCTCCATAACCAAGAATGCATGTTGTTAGACGAGCCTTCTGCATTACTCGATCCAGATGGTGCAGTCCAATTATGGAAAGAAGTGGCGAAGCATTCTGAAGGGAAGACGGTTGTAGCCGTTGAGCACCGTATTACGGAAGCACTCCCGCATATGGATCGCATTCTACTCTTTAATCATCGCGGACAGCTGGTAGCCAATTCTAACGCTACTGTTTTCTTTAACGAGTATCGAAAAGAGGTTATAGCTGCCGGCATCTGGCACCCACATTCATGGAGTGACTATGCAAGTGAAAAACAGTTTGCTAGCAGTTTTAAAAAGAAAAAAGAAGTGCTATCGCTTAGCGATTGGCAGCTGTTAAGACGAAAAAAACCACTCGTTACCGTTAAGGAAGCAACTGTGTATCAGAACGATTGGATTTGTATAACCGGCGTTAATGGCGCAGGTAAATCTTCGCTACTTTATGGATTGATGAATCTACTTCATCATAAAGGCAGATACACATTAAATGGGGGACTCGTTCATCGTAAAGAAAATGTGACAGATCGAATTAACTTTGTCTTCCAAAATCCAGAATTTCAATTTGTCACAACCAACGTGGAAGAAGAATTGCTCTTTTCTGCAACGAATCCCGAAGAAGATGCGCTAGTGAAGACGATCTTACAGCAATTTGGTCTTTCTGAACACCATGATGTGCATCCATACCGTCTTTCTGTTGGTCAAAAAAGACGGTTAAGTGTAGCGACAGCGTTTGTTCATTCAAAACCGTTTCTTTTTCTTGACGAACCTACGTTCGGTCAAGATGCTTTTCATACGTTTACATTGCTTGATTTAATGGAGGACTTTCGTCAATCAGGTGGGACAATTGTGATGGTTACACATGATGAAACGTTAGTTCAACTCTTTGCAACTCAAGAATGGCATGTGAAAGATGGAGCACTTTTTTCTAGTGAAGGGAGGCAGCTTGAAGGTGTACTCGCTACATGATACATTTCTCACAAGCATTAATCCAACAGTCAAACTCCTTTGTTTGCTAGCGCTTTTTTTTGTCATTGTGCTCATTCATAATCCAAATGTATTGTTGTTTATGGTTGTATGTGCACTTCTCGTAACAGTCTTCTTTTCGGGTCATCCAAAACGATATGTCCTCTTGTATGTTGCATCATTCGTGTTGCTATTTGTGTCTGCATCAACGACAATGATTTTTTTTGGACAAGGTGAAACAACATGGGTAAAATGGGGGCTACTTCATATTACAGAGGAAAGCTTCTACACAGGTCTTCATCTAGGCTTACGAGCAACA from Shouchella hunanensis includes these protein-coding regions:
- the zwf gene encoding glucose-6-phosphate dehydrogenase, translating into MKDNRQSEAVFVIFGSTGDLAKRKLFPSLYNLYVKGLLSNKFAVIGLGRREWSDETLKRVVQEALEETNQQLDKVESFLTHFSYMSFDVTNKDSYKDLKQEIETKEEDFQLPGNRIFYMAMAPEFFGQIAQSIHKYGLKETKGWTRLVIEKPFGTDLQTAKVLNSEIREAFAEDEIYRIDHYLGKEMVQNIQVIRFANAMFAPLWNNRHIANVQVTSSEKLGVEGRGGYYEKSGALRDMVQNHMLQMVSLLAMDVPLQLTTDEIRSEKIKVLRALRLITNDNIDDTVVRAQYHEGNMNGQQVPGYVEEDNVDPHSYTETYVAAKLMIDNHVWAGVPFYIRTGKRMAVKSTKIVIEFKEMPLNLYAKEHKATGPNLLIIHIQPDEGITIVLNGKKIGSADTTPVHLEYRHDSEDRVNTPEAYERLLYDCMMGDATNFAHWDEVSLSWSLVDAISNAWKESAHKPVNYRAGTMGPKEADRLLAGDGHAWWPVEEM
- the gndA gene encoding NADP-dependent phosphogluconate dehydrogenase, which gives rise to MTKQNIGVIGVGVMGRSLALNFESKGYRVSLYDVSEERVNQIIALEKKKNLVGTYSLEELVASLETPRKIMLMVQAGEVTDSVIDSLLPLLDEKDILIDGGNTYYTDTIRRSERVEARGVHFIGAGVSGGEEGALKGPSIMPGGQKQAYELVRPLFEDISAKVNGEPCTTYIGPNGAGHYVKMVHNGIEYGDMQLISESYALLKEIVGLSNEELHHVFKEWNEGELDSYLIEITADIFTKQDEETGQALVDVILDSAGQKGTGKWTSKSALDLGVPLSIITESVFARFLSAIKEERIQASKVLSGPEISSYSGDKQALIEEIRKALFFSKVLSYAQGFAQLKAMSDEQNWDIQYGEVARIFRGGCIIRAAFLHKITEAFSSNPELANLLLDPYFENIASSYQSSLRKVISLAVENGVPVPSFSSAIAYYDSYRSERLPANLLQAQRDYFGAHTYKRIDKDGIFHTNWV
- a CDS encoding class I SAM-dependent methyltransferase, which translates into the protein MTNYTDMLAAFGIGSAHPGGFKKSIAMIMHMDIDERSTVLDCGCGTGQTSAYIKQQFDCEMVALECHPLMLKKAQQRFTDNLLPVDLHQASIEAIPLEQDYVDYALTESVLSFVSIDRALAELYRVLKKSGTLFINELVCFAPLSNDERTVLQNAYGFTALYSSDQWVERLTQAGFSTIQTMEKYTAESLQHDETDKGNDMRPSETINTQFYEKMHQHQLLMANYKDKIGHIIIKASKTET
- a CDS encoding peptidoglycan-binding protein, which translates into the protein MKYMIGMIATFLMGVLFLLPDHTYATSVQTIETNEESERVEWLQSQLVEQDFLKEEDMSSIFDDATVEAVKAYQEEHGLSVDGIVGKQTLGALEILQEGSQGLLVEALQKKLQELNYYSSSIDGQFGPLTTQAVVAFQQANHLLVDGIAGPETHAHLYYNQTKVANVVESTPATKQQEEQEAQAEQTEDTTTSEEEQTVEVTAEAEVNNKKKEETTIEEETTAVEEETTVAVNESAGQTMTMEATAYTAYCEGCSGVTRTGIDLRANPNQKVVAVDPNVIPLGSRVYVEGYGEAIAGDTGGAIKGHKIDLYVQTKDEAFQFGRQQVQVTVLN
- a CDS encoding cation diffusion facilitator family transporter, with protein sequence MRRYEELRKGEGGAWLSIGTYLFLASLKLIIGYLFLSQALVADGYNNAADIIVSVAVLVGLRISQKPPDHDHPYGHFRAEHIAALLASFIMAVIGLQVILNAGTTLLANEPVEAPRFITAWVAGFSAIIMLFVYRFNRKLAEKINSQALKAASQDNKNDALVSIGVVIGIIGSHLHLSWIDPLMAFLIGLIICYTAWSIFKEASHSLTDGFSEEALQPFKSTVLAIDGVQNLLGIKARQVGSTIYADVTITVIPSMSVRTSHEIADLIEQTLRDQHDVTETTVHVEPDTT
- a CDS encoding branched-chain amino acid aminotransferase, encoding MSEHTLEIMKCTHEKTKPDPDSLVFGTVFTDHMFIMDYSEEKGWYSPRIIPYQPLTLDPASMVFHYGQTVFEGLKAYRSKEDGTIRLFRPDMNIKRLNRSSERLTIPPVDEEQLLSYLKELLIIDKKWIPEKEGTSLYIRPFIISTEPNLSVAPSHSYKLMVILSPVGAYYKEGMSPVSILVEERYTRAAPGGTGTAKTAGNYCSAYKAQERATAKQKSQVLWLDASEKKYVEEVGSMNVFFKINGEIVTPKLNDSILDGVTRNSVIQVLKDWGLTVKEQQVEIEEIFQAHRDGVLEEVFGTGTAAVISPVGQLEWNDENITIHNNETGPLAQKLYNYLTDLHVGKEEDRFGWIVEIDND